The following are encoded in a window of Pseudomonas sp. St316 genomic DNA:
- the ybgC gene encoding tol-pal system-associated acyl-CoA thioesterase, which translates to MRAQNGLESFAHRCRVYYEDTDAGGIVYYVNYLKFMERARTERLRELGFAQSALAGEDLLFVVHSSEARYHAPARLDDELVVSADVIELNRVSLRFKQQVRRATDNVLLCEGQFLVACVRTHSLKPRAIPEALRAAFAGVSGAGTHSEQEIKRGS; encoded by the coding sequence ATGCGCGCGCAAAACGGGCTGGAGTCGTTCGCACATCGCTGTCGCGTTTATTACGAGGACACCGATGCTGGCGGCATCGTCTACTACGTCAATTACCTCAAGTTTATGGAACGGGCTCGAACCGAACGGCTGCGGGAACTGGGTTTCGCCCAATCCGCACTGGCAGGGGAGGACCTGTTGTTCGTCGTGCATTCCAGCGAAGCGCGCTACCACGCGCCGGCGCGACTGGACGACGAACTGGTGGTAAGTGCCGATGTCATCGAATTGAACCGTGTCAGCCTGCGCTTCAAGCAGCAGGTCAGGCGGGCTACGGATAACGTGCTGCTCTGTGAAGGGCAGTTTTTGGTGGCCTGTGTGCGCACCCATAGTTTGAAACCCCGGGCCATTCCCGAAGCTCTACGTGCGGCCTTTGCCGGCGTGAGCGGCGCGGGTACACACTCAGAGCAGGAGATAAAGCGTGGAAGCTAA
- the ruvB gene encoding Holliday junction branch migration DNA helicase RuvB: MIEADRLIAATGAPRDREEIQDRAIRPVSLADYIGQPTVREQMELFIQAARGRSESLDHTLIFGPPGLGKTTLANIIAQEMGVSIKSTSGPVLERPGDLAALLTNLEPHDVLFIDEIHRLSPIVEEVLYPAMEDFQLDIMIGEGPAARSIKLDLPPFTLVGATTRAGMLTNPLRDRFGIVQRLEFYNNADLATIVSRSASILGLPLDPDGAYEIARRARGTPRIANRLLRRVRDFAEVRAKGHITKPIADLALNLLDIDERGFDHQDRRLLLTMIEKFDGGPVGVDSLAAAISEERHTIEDVLEPYLIQQGYIMRTPRGRVVTRHAYLHFGLNIPTRMGEMPVVDEFLDAVDD; the protein is encoded by the coding sequence GTGATTGAAGCTGACCGCCTGATCGCCGCCACGGGCGCGCCCCGTGACCGCGAGGAAATCCAGGACCGCGCGATTCGTCCTGTCAGCCTGGCCGACTACATCGGCCAACCGACCGTGCGCGAGCAGATGGAGTTGTTCATCCAGGCCGCCCGTGGGCGCAGCGAGTCGCTGGACCACACCTTGATCTTCGGCCCGCCGGGCCTGGGCAAGACCACCCTGGCCAACATCATTGCCCAGGAAATGGGCGTCTCGATCAAGAGCACCTCGGGGCCGGTCCTTGAGCGGCCGGGTGACCTGGCGGCGCTGCTGACCAATCTTGAACCCCATGATGTACTGTTCATCGACGAAATCCATCGGCTGTCGCCGATCGTCGAGGAAGTGCTGTACCCGGCCATGGAAGATTTCCAGCTCGACATCATGATTGGCGAAGGGCCGGCGGCACGCTCCATCAAGCTTGATCTGCCGCCCTTTACCCTGGTGGGCGCCACCACCCGCGCGGGCATGCTGACCAACCCGTTGCGGGACCGCTTCGGTATCGTCCAGCGCCTGGAGTTCTACAACAACGCCGATCTGGCGACGATTGTCAGCCGCTCGGCGAGCATCCTCGGGTTGCCGCTGGACCCGGACGGTGCGTATGAGATCGCCCGGCGTGCCCGGGGCACGCCGCGGATCGCCAACCGCCTGCTGCGCCGGGTCCGGGATTTTGCCGAAGTCCGGGCCAAGGGTCACATCACCAAGCCGATTGCCGACCTGGCGTTGAACCTGCTGGACATCGACGAGCGTGGTTTCGACCACCAGGACCGGCGTCTGCTGTTGACCATGATCGAGAAGTTCGACGGTGGCCCGGTGGGCGTGGACAGCCTGGCCGCGGCCATCAGCGAAGAGCGCCACACCATTGAAGATGTGCTGGAGCCGTACCTGATCCAGCAGGGCTACATCATGCGTACCCCTCGCGGGCGCGTTGTGACTCGTCATGCTTACCTGCATTTTGGCTTAAACATCCCGACACGAATGGGTGAGATGCCGGTGGTAGACGAATTCCTCGATGCCGTGGACGATTGA
- the tolQ gene encoding protein TolQ has product MEANVVDHSSMWSLVSNASVVVQLVMLTLVAASVTSWIMIFQRSNMLRAGRRALESFEERFWSGIDLSKLYRQAGSNPDPDSGVEQIFRAGFKEFSRLRQQPGVDPEAVMEGVARAMRVAISREEEKLEQGLSFLATVGSVSPYIGLFGTVWGIMNSFRGLASAQQATLATVAPGIAEALIATAIGLFAAIPAVIAYNRFAARSEMLTGRYYTFADEFQAILHRKVHTSEE; this is encoded by the coding sequence GTGGAAGCTAACGTCGTCGACCATTCCTCCATGTGGAGCCTGGTCAGCAATGCCAGCGTCGTGGTGCAACTGGTAATGCTGACCCTGGTAGCCGCATCGGTGACCTCATGGATCATGATCTTTCAGCGCAGCAACATGCTGCGCGCCGGTCGTCGTGCCCTGGAGAGCTTCGAGGAGCGCTTCTGGTCCGGTATCGACCTGTCCAAGCTCTATCGCCAGGCTGGCAGCAACCCTGACCCGGATTCGGGCGTCGAGCAGATCTTCCGTGCCGGCTTCAAGGAGTTCTCCCGCCTGCGCCAACAGCCGGGCGTCGATCCTGAAGCGGTGATGGAAGGTGTGGCTCGCGCCATGCGCGTTGCCATTTCCCGCGAGGAAGAAAAGCTCGAACAAGGCCTGTCGTTCCTGGCCACCGTCGGTTCGGTCAGCCCGTACATCGGTCTGTTCGGCACCGTGTGGGGGATCATGAACTCCTTCCGTGGCCTGGCTTCTGCCCAACAAGCGACCCTGGCCACCGTGGCCCCGGGCATCGCCGAGGCACTGATCGCCACCGCCATCGGTCTGTTCGCGGCCATTCCAGCTGTTATCGCCTACAACCGCTTCGCTGCCCGCAGCGAAATGCTGACCGGCCGTTACTACACCTTCGCCGATGAATTCCAGGCGATCCTGCACCGCAAAGTGCACACCAGCGAAGAATAA
- the ruvA gene encoding Holliday junction branch migration protein RuvA: protein MIGRLRGTLAEKQPPHLILDVNGLGYELEVPMTTLYRLPSVGEPLTLHTHLVVREDAQLLYGFVGKRERDFFRELIRLNGVGPKLALALMSSLEVDELVRCVQSQDTSALTKVPGVGKKTAERLLVELKDRFKAWEAVPAMFALVPNQPDAPAPAVSAENDAVTALISLGYKPQEASKAISAIKEKGLSTEDMIRRALKGMI, encoded by the coding sequence GTGATTGGACGCTTGCGCGGCACCCTGGCTGAAAAACAGCCGCCGCACCTGATTCTGGATGTAAACGGCCTGGGCTATGAGCTGGAAGTGCCCATGACCACGCTGTACCGCTTGCCGTCGGTCGGCGAGCCGCTGACCCTGCACACCCATTTGGTTGTGCGCGAGGATGCGCAGTTACTCTATGGCTTCGTTGGCAAGCGCGAGCGGGACTTCTTCCGCGAACTGATCCGTCTCAATGGCGTCGGCCCGAAACTGGCCCTGGCCTTGATGTCGAGCCTGGAAGTCGACGAACTGGTGCGTTGCGTGCAGTCCCAGGACACGTCGGCCCTGACCAAGGTGCCGGGTGTGGGCAAGAAAACCGCCGAGCGCCTGCTGGTCGAGCTCAAGGACCGCTTCAAGGCCTGGGAGGCGGTGCCGGCGATGTTCGCCCTGGTGCCGAACCAACCGGACGCGCCTGCGCCTGCGGTCAGCGCCGAAAACGATGCGGTCACCGCGCTGATCTCCCTGGGCTATAAGCCGCAGGAGGCCAGCAAGGCGATTTCCGCTATCAAGGAAAAAGGCCTGAGTACTGAAGACATGATTCGTCGTGCCCTGAAGGGAATGATTTAA
- the ruvC gene encoding crossover junction endodeoxyribonuclease RuvC has protein sequence MTLILGIDPGSRITGYGVVRDTGRGCVYVASGCIRTGAGELHERLQIVYRGVREVIQTYGPVTMGIEKVFMARNADSALKLGQARGAAIVAGAEESLEIAEYTATQVKQAVVGTGAANKEQVQMMVMHLLKLVSKPQIDASDALAIAICHAHTRSSLLPHGLGAARSRGGRLRL, from the coding sequence ATGACTTTAATCCTTGGCATCGACCCCGGTTCACGCATCACCGGCTACGGCGTGGTTCGCGATACCGGGCGCGGCTGCGTGTACGTGGCCTCCGGTTGTATCCGCACCGGTGCGGGTGAACTGCACGAGCGCTTGCAGATTGTTTATCGCGGCGTGCGTGAGGTCATCCAGACCTACGGTCCAGTCACCATGGGCATCGAAAAGGTCTTCATGGCGCGCAATGCCGACTCGGCCCTGAAGCTGGGCCAGGCCCGGGGCGCGGCCATCGTCGCCGGTGCCGAGGAAAGCCTGGAAATCGCCGAGTACACCGCCACCCAGGTCAAGCAGGCGGTCGTCGGAACCGGGGCGGCGAACAAGGAGCAGGTGCAAATGATGGTGATGCACCTGTTGAAACTGGTCAGCAAGCCGCAGATCGATGCCTCCGACGCCCTGGCCATTGCCATTTGCCATGCCCATACCCGTTCCAGCCTGTTGCCTCACGGCCTGGGAGCTGCACGCAGTCGTGGCGGGCGCCTGCGTCTCTGA
- the tolR gene encoding protein TolR: MARARKKRKPVAEMNVVPYIDVMLVLLVIFMVTAPMLNQGVKVDLPKVSSEALPQDNNTQVLTISIKADKTYYWNLGSEVDTEKQQDRAMTLPQMTDAVTKIIRAGNDAGKRTQVFIRGDKTVDYGAVMGAMGGLQKAGVGNVGLITEAP, from the coding sequence ATCGCTCGAGCCCGAAAAAAGCGCAAGCCGGTTGCCGAGATGAACGTGGTCCCCTACATCGACGTGATGTTGGTGCTGCTGGTCATCTTCATGGTGACCGCGCCCATGCTCAATCAGGGCGTGAAGGTCGATCTGCCCAAGGTTTCCAGTGAAGCCTTGCCGCAGGACAACAACACCCAGGTACTGACCATTTCGATCAAGGCTGACAAGACCTACTACTGGAACCTTGGCAGCGAAGTCGACACCGAGAAGCAGCAGGACCGCGCCATGACCTTGCCGCAGATGACCGACGCGGTGACCAAGATCATCCGTGCCGGCAACGATGCCGGCAAGCGTACGCAGGTCTTCATTCGCGGCGACAAGACCGTCGACTACGGTGCCGTGATGGGCGCCATGGGCGGTCTGCAGAAAGCCGGGGTGGGTAACGTTGGCTTGATCACTGAGGCGCCCTGA